One Siniperca chuatsi isolate FFG_IHB_CAS linkage group LG3, ASM2008510v1, whole genome shotgun sequence genomic region harbors:
- the btbd3a gene encoding BTB/POZ domain-containing protein 3a, with protein MAAELFPTKKLVPSASASSSTSIQQYQQQNLTNNNTTTAAQGCRNWQGLYPTIRERNSVMFNNETMADVHFVVGPPGGTQRVPGHKYVLAVGSSVFHAMFYGELAEDQDEIRIPDVEPPSFLAMLKYIYCDEIDLCADTVLATLYAAKKYIVPHLARACVNFLETSLSAKNACVLLSQSCLFEEPDLTQRCWEVIDAQAELALRSEGFCDIDTQTLESILRRETLNAKEMVVFEAALNWAEAECQRQDLTPTIENKRLMLGKAIYLIRIPTMALEDFANGAAQSGVLTLNETNDIFLWYTAANKPELLFCTKPRKGLAPQRCHRFQSCAYRSNQWRYRGRCDSIQFAVDKRVFIAGFGLYGSSCGSAEYSAKIELKRQGVPMAQRIIKYFSDGSSSTFPVWFDYPVQIEPDTFYTASVVLDGNELSYFGQEGMTEVQCGKVTFQFQCSSDSTNGTGVQGGQIPELIFYA; from the exons ATGGCTGCAGAGCTGTTTCCCACCAAGAAGCTGGTCCCCTCCGCCTCAGCGAGCAGCTCCACCTCCATCCAGCAGTACCAGCAGCAGAACCtgaccaacaacaacaccaccaccgcCGCACAGGGCTGCCGCAACTGGCAGGGCCTGTACCCGACCATCCGAGAGAG GAATTCAGTCATGTTCAACAATGAGACGATGGCAGATGTTCACTTTGTGGTCGGGCCGCCTGGCGGGACGCAGCGAGTACCAGGACATAAG TACGTCCTGGCCGTCGGCAGCTCGGTGTTCCACGCCATGTTTTACGGAGAACTGGCCGAGGATCAGGACGAGATCCGGATCCCTGACGTGGAGCCTCCTTCGTTCCTGGCCATGTTGAA ATATATCTACTGTGATGAGATCGACCTGTGCGCTGACACCGTGCTCGCCACCCTCTACGCCGCCAAAAAGTACATCGTGCCTCACCTGGCCCGGGCCTGTGTCAACTTCCTGGAGACCAGCCTGAGCGCCAAGAACGCCTGCGTGCTGCTGTCTCAGAGCTGCCTGTTCGAGGAGCCCGACCTGACGCAGCGCTGCTGGGAGGTGATCGACGCTCAGGCCGAGCTCGCTCTGCGCTCCGAAGGCTTCTGCGACATCGACACCCAGACGCTGGAGAGCATCCTGCGGCGGGAGACGCTCAACGCCAAAGAGATGGTGGTGTTCGAGGCGGCGCTGAACTGGGCCGAGGCCGAGTGTCAACGGCAAGACCTGACGCCGACTATCGAGAACAAGCGCCTGATGCTGGGGAAGGCCATCTACCTGATCCGCATCCCCACCATGGCGCTGGAGGACTTCGCCAACGGGGCGGCGCAGTCCGGCGTGCTCACGCTCAACGAGACCAACGACATCTTCCTGTGGTACACCGCCGCCAACAAGCCCGAACTGTTGTTCTGCACCAAACCTCGTAAAGGCCTGGCGCCGCAGCGCTGCCACCGCTTCCAGTCCTGCGCCTACAGGAGCAACCAGTGGCGGTACCGAGGCCGCTGCGACAGCATCCAGTTCGCCGTGGACAAACGCGTCTTCATCGCCGGCTTCGGCCTGTACGGCTCCAGCTGCGGTTCGGCCGAGTACAGCGCCAAGATCGAGCTGAAGCGTCAGGGAGTGCCGATGGCCCAGAGGATCATCAAGTACTTCTCGGACGGCTCCAGCAGCACCTTCCCCGTGTGGTTCGACTACCCGGTGCAGATCGAGCCCGACACGTTCTACACCGCCAGCGTGGTGCTGGATGGCAACGAGCTCAGCTACTTCGGCCAGGAGGGCATGACAGAGGTGCAGTGCGGGAAAGTGACCTTCCAGTTCCAGTGCTCCTCGGACAGCACCAACGGCACCGGAGTGCAGGGAGGCCAGATCCCCGAACTCATCTTCTACGCCTGA
- the acaa1 gene encoding 3-ketoacyl-CoA thiolase, peroxisomal, translating into MHRLNIISGHLCPSGSSDGRRDLWRAECAAAAGSSGPEDVVVVHGLRTAIGKAKRGAFKDTTPDELLSAVMTAVLTDVGLSPNKLGDVCVGNVLQPGAGALMARVAHFLSGFPDTVPVYTVNRQCSSGLQALFNVAGAIRSRSIDLGLACGVESMSLRSIGNPGDLSSRLMDNDKARDCIIPMGITSENVAERFGVSREKQDAFALSSQQKAARAQSLGLFEQEIVPVATKLVDDEGKERQVTVAKDDGIRAGTTLAGLGKLRPAFKPDGSTTAGNSSQVSDGAAAVLIGRRSAVEALGLPVLGVLRASAVVGVPPDLMGIGPAFAIPAALEQAGLTVADVDVFEINEAFASQAVYCVEKLGIPLEKVNPNGGAIALGHPLGCTGARQVVTLLNELRRRGRRAYGVVSMCIGTGMGAAAVFEYPGP; encoded by the exons ATGCACAGATTAAACATCATTTCGGGCCACTTGTGTCCCTCCGGTTCCTCTGACGGCAGGCGGGATTTATGGAGGGCAGAGTGCGCAGCGGCGGCCGGGAGCAGCGGTCCGGAGGACGTGGTGGTGGTTCATGGACTCAGGACTGCTATCGGGAAAGCTAAGAGGGGAGCATTCAAG GACACGACGCCTGACGAGCTGCTGAGTGCAGTGATGACAGCTGTGCTGACAGATGTCGGACTCTCGCCCAACAAGCTGGGAGACGTTTGTGTGG gTAACGTGCTGCAGCCGGGGGCCGGTGCTCTGATGGCCAGAGTGGCTCACTTCCTCAG TGGCTTTCCGGACACCGTACCCGTCTACACCGTCAACAGACAGTGCTCCTCCGGACTGCAGGCTCTGTTTAACGTAGCAG GAGCCATCAGGAGCAGATCCATTGACCTGGGCCTCGCATGTGG tgtggagAGCATGTCTCTGCGTTCAATAGGTAATCCAGGAGATTTGAGCTCCAGGCTGATGGACAACGACAAGGCCAGAGACTGCATCATCCCGATGGG CATCACCTCGGAGAACGTCGCAGAGAGATTCGGCGTCTCCAGAGAAAAGCAGGACGCCTTCGCTCTCAGTTCTCAGCAAAA AGCCGCCCGGGCGCAGAGCTTGGGTCTGTTCGAGCAGGAGATCGTTCCCGTCGCCACCAAGTTAGTAGACGACGAGGGTAAAGAGCGCCAGGTGACGGTCGCTAAGGATGATGGGATCAGAGCGGGAACGACTCTGGCGGGACTCGGTAAACTCCGGCCGGCCTTCAAACCCGACGGCAGCACGACAGCAG GTAACTCCAGCCAGGTGAGCGACGGAGCAGCGGCCGTGCTGATTGGTCGCAGGTCTGCAGTCGAGGCTCTGGGTCTGCCGGTCCTGGGAGTCCTGAGGGCCAGTGCGGTGGTGGGGGTCCCTCCTGATCTTATGGGTATTGGACCAGCGTTCGCCATCCCGGCAGCTCTGGAGCAGGCAG GACTCACTGTTGCTGATGTCGACGTGTTTGAAATCAACGAGGCCTTCGCCAGTCAG GCGGTGTACTGCGTGGAGAAGCTGGGCATCCCGTTGGAGAAGGTGAATCCTAACGGCGGCGCCATCGCTCTGGGTCATCCTCTGGGCTGCACCGGCGCTCGACAGGTGGTGACGCTGCTGAACGAGCTCAGACGCAGAGGCAGGAG GGCGTATGGAGTTGTGTCCATGTGCATTGGGACTGGGATgggagctgctgctgtctttGAATACCCCGGCCCGTAG
- the LOC122873089 gene encoding ESF1 homolog, with protein MALLMEDDGDDAKHKHFNYDKIVEQQNLSKKKRKKLLKKGEESLQDDDFQVDVKDPRFQAMFTSHLFNLDPSHPSYKRTKATQSILTEKQRRREEQQQRRMEVTPTRGEAAAGKRESDSDAQTVEATSKKSMDPSLSLLVKSIKSKTEQFQARKKPKLM; from the exons ATGGCTCTGCTGATGGAGGACGACGGCGACGAcgccaaacacaaacacttcaaCTACGACAAGATCGTGGAGCAGCAGAACCTGAgcaaaaagaagaggaagaagctgCTGAAGAAGGGCGAGGAGTCGCTGCAGGACGACGACTTCCAG GTGGATGTTAAAGACCCTCGTTTCCAGGCCATGTTCACCTCCCACCTGTTCAACCTGGACCCATCCCACCCCAGCTACAAGAGGACTAAAGCCACGCAGAGCATCCTGACCGAGAAGCAGCGCAGacgagaggagcagcagcagcgccgGATGGAGGTCACGCCCACACGGGGCGAGGCAGCCGCCGGTAAACGGGAAAGTGACTCTGACGCTCAGACTGTCGAGGCCACCTCGAAGAAGTCGATGGACCCCAGCCTGTCTCTGCTCGTCAAGTCGATTAAAAGCAAAACGGAGCAGTTTCAGGCTCGGAAGAAACCGAAGCTCATGTAA